In the Carboxydothermus hydrogenoformans Z-2901 genome, GCCGTTGATGTTGTTCTGGTTGGGATGGCGGATGTAAACGAAGCCCGGCAAAACCTTGACATATTTAATTCGGAAGTGGATTTAGCGGCGAAGATGGAAGCTTTAAAAGAAAAAGCTTCCTTTGCTGCCCGGGAGTTTTGTCGCCGCTGTGGCTACTGCCAGCCCTGTCCGGTGGGGATTGGCATTCCTACAATTTTTGTGTTAGAAACTTATTACGACCGCTACGGCCTTCCTGGCTGGGCAAAGGAACGCTACAAAAATCTAACGGTTAAAGCCGATGCCTGTCAGGAGTGTGGCCTTTGCGAAGCACGCTGTCCTTATGGACTTCCTATTAGACGGAAACTTAAAGAAGTTCACCGGAAGCTTTCTTTAAAGTAATTAGGGCTTCTTTAAAATCTCGAGGAAGAGGAGCGTATAAACTAATCGTTTTCTTTGTTATGGGGTGCGGGAAGGAAATATAGTAAAGGTGCAATGCCTGGCGCTCAATAAGGTCCATTTTGCCCCCATATAAATCGTCTCCTGCTAACGGGTGACCTATTGCAGCAAAATGAGCCCGGATTTGGTGGGTTCTTCCGGTTAAAAGTTCTACTTTTAAAAGGGTGTGGGTAGGGAAAGCCTTTACTGTTTGATATTTGGTACAGGCGGGCTGGCCACCGGGAACTACAGCCCTTTTAATAATGCTTCCTTCTAAAAGCCCCAGGGGAAGGTTAATGATTCCACTTTTATCGGCCAGGGGGCCTTCAATTAAAGCCAGATAAATCTTGTTAATTTGCCTTTTTCGTAAGGAATTGTTTAACATTTCGGCGATGAGACTAAACTTGGCAATTAACATTGGACCGGAAGTATTCCGGTCCAGGCGATAGATTGGATAAAAGCCCTCAAAAATCCTACCTTTATCCCGATAATAAGAAAGGGTAAGCTCCTGCATTGAGGGTGCAAAATGATTTTTTACCGGATGGGCTAAAACCCCTGCCGGTTTATCAATTACAATAAGGTAATCGTCTTCATATAGAACTTTTACCGGTGCGTTTTGGCTTTGAACCGCAGGGGGTAAGGTGTGGGGAAGTTTTATTACAACTTCTCCGGGAGTGGTAAGATGAGAATTTAACGGGACCGGTCTGTTATTAAAAAATACTGCATTTTGAAGTTTTAACTTTCGTAACTGCCGTTTACTTAAACCGTGGCTTTTTAAAAACTGAAAAACTGTTTTTCCAATATACTCCTGGTTTACCGGCAAGCTTATTTCCATAACAACCCCTCGTTGAAGCATAATTTTTCTTTTTATTTTTCCGGCTGAAAATTTAGTTGTCAAGCTTGAAAGTTAACAAATAGATGTTGTAGAATAAAGTAAGCTTTAAATTTACATACTATCTTTGAATTTGCAGAAAGGGGTGTAATGAATGCGCGTAACTGTCGACCAAGATTTGTGTGTAAGCTGTGGTTTTTGCGTTGACAACTGTCCGGAAGTATTTTCCTGGAATGATGAGGGTAAATCCCAGGCGATTGCTGGCGAAGTTCCGGAAGATGTTGAGGAAGCAACCCGGGAATGCATAGAAGGTTGCCCGACCGAAGCAATTAAAGAAATTTAAAAGAATCAGGCGAAAGCCACCCCGGCGGGGGTGGTTTTTTATTTTAACTTTTTTTGATAAGATAAAGATGATACGGGGGTGAGGGTTTTGAAAATAATTGTTTGTGACCGGTGTAAAACCACCCATACGGAGGGCCTTGTTTGTAAACATTGCGATACGGCCTATTGTTATGATTGTTTGGATTTGTTTCCTAACGGCATAAAGTTTTGTCAAACCTGCGGTGAATTTATTTGCGATGAATGTTATGAGGGAATGGTGGAGTGTGACCGGAAAAAAAGCACATAAAATTGCTGCAGAGTTAGAAAAACTTTTTCCCGTGGCAAAAACGGAGTTAAATTTCCAAAATATTTTTCAGCTGCTTGTGGCAGTGGTGTTATCGGCGCAAAGTACCGACCGGCAGGTAAATAAAGTAACGGAAAAACTTTTTTTATTTGTAAAGGAGCCCAGGGATTTATTAGATATGGGAGAAGAGGAGTTATCCCGGCAAATTCGTTCTTTGGGTTTGTACCGGAATAAAGCGAGAAATTTAATTAAAATTGCTGAAATCCTGGACAGGGAGTATCATGGTCAAGTACCTGATAGTTTTGCTGAACTTCTTAAACTTCCGGGGGTTGGACCGAAAACTGCGGAGGTTATTGTGGGAGTTGGTTTTAATAAACCTTCCTTTCCGGTGGATACCCATGTTTTTAGGGTAGCCCGGCGTCTTGGGTTATCGAAAGCCAGAACGCCGGAAGGCGTATCTTTTGATTTGAAAAAAATTTTTCCTCCAAATAGCTGGATAGACTTACACCATCGCTTAATTTTTTTCGGAAGAAGAATATGTAAGGCCCAAAAGCCAAGCTGCAATATCTGTCCTTTTCCGGAATTTTGCCAAAAGGAGGAGTCCGATGTTTAACATTGTTTTGGTGGAACCGGAAATACCTTATAATACCGGAAATATTGCTCGCACCTGTGCTGCTACCGGTTCAACCCTCCATCTGGTTAAACCCCTGGGTTTTTCCACTGAAGATAAATACTTAAAAAGAGCAGGGCTGGATTACTGGGACAAAGTAAGGGTAATTTACCACGAAAACTTTCAGGAACTGAGGGAAAAATACCCGGAGGGTCGTTTTTTCTACCTTTCGACTAAAGGCAAACGTTATTACCATGAGGTAAGCTATAAGCCTGGGGATTTTTTAGTGTTTGGGAAAGAGACACAGGGACTGCCGCAGGAGCTTTTAGAAGCCAATAAAGAATTTACCTTTCGTATACCAATGTTGCCCCAAATAAGGTCGTTAAATTTATCAAATACCGTTGCCATTGTGGTTTACGAAGCTTTGCGTCAATTGCAGTTTCCAGATTTTGTTTAAGGTGAATTTTATGGTGAAAAAAGCTAAAATGCGCCTTTGGCTGATGTTGGGCTTAACTTTTTGGGTATTGGCCTCCTGGTTTATTTTAAATATCATCCATTTTAAAAGTTTGAGCAGCACCGGGGGATTTTCCAGTCTTCCAAGACCGATAGGACGGGAACCGGTACTGGTAACCACCATAGGGCAGGGTATCGATGGTCTGTTGGTGAGTGAGTATTTTCGTGATTTGCATGCCTTTACCACCTTTCGACAGAAGGCCGATGTGGACGATCTACGTGATATGCATACTCTTGTTTTGGTTGTTGGTACCGAATTTTCAACCTATCAAGGGGTGTATAAACAATTTCAAGAAGAGTTAGCCCGAGAACAGAGGTTAATAGCTAAAGCCAAACAGCTTAAAATTCCGATTGTATTGGTCTGTTTAAGAAATTACCATAATCAAAACCGTTATGATCGGGCTTTATTTGCTAAAGCTCTTTTGGCAAGCGATTATGTGCTTTTAGTTGGGAACCGGGCAATGGATGGGCTTGTTAATGGATACAACGGATATTACACCAGGGTATTACGCTTTCGCGATTTGAAAGTACCATTAAATAGTATTTTAAGGTAACGGTGGGAAAATGAAGCAAAAAATTATAAAAAAAATATTTTTAGTAACTTTGATCGTTGCTGCCATTCTTTTACCCCATGAAGCCACCACTTTGGCACGGTTAACCGACCGTTTTATCATCGATAGTGTTTGGGAAGGACAGAGCTCAAAAGTATTTCAAGCGGTGTTAATAGGTACGGGTTATTATTTAATGCGGGATATAGGAGCTTTAATTTTCATTTTTTATTTTTTTGAAACGGTAAATAAGCTAAAACCAATCTTAAAAACCTTTTTATCTTTCTTACTTTTAATTTCCTTTTACGGTTATTTATACTATAAATTTCAAATAGGCGATTTTGTTTTTGGTATTTTAATTGGATGCGTTCTGTTTTTTTTATTTTCCGGTTTAAAAACCCCGGAAAATATTTTTTGGAGCAAAAGCTTTTTAGTCCTGCAAGTTCTTCTGGCTTTTTCCTGGTTGAAATACTCCCCGTTTATAAATAAATTTTTCTATAGCTTTGGCACTCCGGCGGAAGAGGTAAGCTTGGTTGCCCAGTTTTACGGAGCCGATACGGCGTTAAATTGGATAACGGTGATTATGTTTTTTATAATTATGATGACGGCTTTAATTTCTACGTTTTTAATATCCATCTACTCCACCCAAATGGAAATCATATCTCGCCAGAAAGAAAATGAACTGGAAGTAGAAAGGTACCGGCTCCAGGTCCAAGAAGCCCGGGTTTTTCAGGAACTTCACAGTTTAGTTCATGACTTAAAAACACCCTTAATGACGATTCAGGGGTTAAGTTCATTAATTGGCTTAATGGTAGATTCTCCAAAATTACAAGAATATGTCCAAAAAATTGAACAGGCAGTGGAAAATGTCAATAAAATGATTTCGGAAATCCTCTACGATGATGTTCGGAAGACGATTACCGTTGAAGAATTAATTAATTACGTGCGTGCCCATGTTTTTCCCAAGT is a window encoding:
- a CDS encoding ferredoxin, whose amino-acid sequence is MRVTVDQDLCVSCGFCVDNCPEVFSWNDEGKSQAIAGEVPEDVEEATRECIEGCPTEAIKEI
- the trmL gene encoding tRNA (uridine(34)/cytosine(34)/5-carboxymethylaminomethyluridine(34)-2'-O)-methyltransferase TrmL, with amino-acid sequence MFNIVLVEPEIPYNTGNIARTCAATGSTLHLVKPLGFSTEDKYLKRAGLDYWDKVRVIYHENFQELREKYPEGRFFYLSTKGKRYYHEVSYKPGDFLVFGKETQGLPQELLEANKEFTFRIPMLPQIRSLNLSNTVAIVVYEALRQLQFPDFV
- a CDS encoding HAMP domain-containing sensor histidine kinase; its protein translation is MKQKIIKKIFLVTLIVAAILLPHEATTLARLTDRFIIDSVWEGQSSKVFQAVLIGTGYYLMRDIGALIFIFYFFETVNKLKPILKTFLSFLLLISFYGYLYYKFQIGDFVFGILIGCVLFFLFSGLKTPENIFWSKSFLVLQVLLAFSWLKYSPFINKFFYSFGTPAEEVSLVAQFYGADTALNWITVIMFFIIMMTALISTFLISIYSTQMEIISRQKENELEVERYRLQVQEARVFQELHSLVHDLKTPLMTIQGLSSLIGLMVDSPKLQEYVQKIEQAVENVNKMISEILYDDVRKTITVEELINYVRAHVFPKYTGQGIFFELLDQKEKLLINHIRVARSLINVIENAFAATANKPDGRVTIKTYKEGNYICFEIADNGVGIPPEIQEEIWTWGFSLKEKKSGLGLPFVKRVVENHNGYIQLHSEVNKGTTVKIFLPLGGYGESTHN
- a CDS encoding DUF6305 family protein — protein: MVKKAKMRLWLMLGLTFWVLASWFILNIIHFKSLSSTGGFSSLPRPIGREPVLVTTIGQGIDGLLVSEYFRDLHAFTTFRQKADVDDLRDMHTLVLVVGTEFSTYQGVYKQFQEELAREQRLIAKAKQLKIPIVLVCLRNYHNQNRYDRALFAKALLASDYVLLVGNRAMDGLVNGYNGYYTRVLRFRDLKVPLNSILR
- a CDS encoding RluA family pseudouridine synthase, with translation MEISLPVNQEYIGKTVFQFLKSHGLSKRQLRKLKLQNAVFFNNRPVPLNSHLTTPGEVVIKLPHTLPPAVQSQNAPVKVLYEDDYLIVIDKPAGVLAHPVKNHFAPSMQELTLSYYRDKGRIFEGFYPIYRLDRNTSGPMLIAKFSLIAEMLNNSLRKRQINKIYLALIEGPLADKSGIINLPLGLLEGSIIKRAVVPGGQPACTKYQTVKAFPTHTLLKVELLTGRTHQIRAHFAAIGHPLAGDDLYGGKMDLIERQALHLYYISFPHPITKKTISLYAPLPRDFKEALITLKKASGELL
- the nth gene encoding endonuclease III: MTGKKAHKIAAELEKLFPVAKTELNFQNIFQLLVAVVLSAQSTDRQVNKVTEKLFLFVKEPRDLLDMGEEELSRQIRSLGLYRNKARNLIKIAEILDREYHGQVPDSFAELLKLPGVGPKTAEVIVGVGFNKPSFPVDTHVFRVARRLGLSKARTPEGVSFDLKKIFPPNSWIDLHHRLIFFGRRICKAQKPSCNICPFPEFCQKEESDV